Below is a window of Thermodesulfomicrobium sp. WS DNA.
GCCGTCCACGGTGTTCTGTGTGACCGTGCCGCATCGGGACGTGCTCCTTTCCACCGTGGTCTCCCGTGCCTTTCCGCTGACCCTGGCCGCTGCTTCCTGGGAGCCTGCCGAGGAGGTGGCGGCGTGGGCCGCTTCCATGGCGGAGTTTGTGGCCACGGGCGGCGGGGATCTCCTTGCCCGCACCGGCGGTTTGGTGGACGCGGCCTTGGCGCAGGAAGTGGTGCTCGAGGTCTTGCGGGCGGTGCTCGCCACCATGCGCGGTGTCCCCTATGGGCAGTTGGCGGATGTCTTCACCCGCCGCATGGATGTGGTGACGGTGCGCGAGGCCCAGGTGCTGGCGGAAGATGCGCTCCAGCGCCTGCGTTTGGGAGTGAATCCGGCCTTGACCCTGGAGGCCCTGGCCGTTGGACTGTGGAGGCTGTGCGCATGAAGCGGGAAATCATCTTGGTGCAGCTGGCCGGCGAAGACCGGCCAGGTTTTTTTGCCGCCATCTTGGGAAGTATTGCGCAGTTCGGGGTGCGGGTGGTGGACATGTGCCAGTCGGTCATCCATGAGACCCTCTCCTTGGGCTTCGTGCTGGAAGTGCCGCCGGGGGCGGCCTCGGCCCCCATCCTCAAGGAGCTGCTCTTTTGCGCCCATGGCCTTGGGCTTTCGGCCAAGTTTACGCCCATCCCGGAGGACGCCTACGAGGAATGGGTGGCTGGTCAAGGCCGGCCCCGGCACATCGTCACCTTGCTCGGTCGCTCGCTCACCGCCCAGCACCTGGCACAGTTAGGCCAGCTGCTCGCCCAGCAGGGGCTCTCCATCGACACCGTCACCCGGCTTTCGGAGCGGGTTTCCCTGGCCCGGCCGTCGGCCTCCCCCCGGGCATGCCTGGAGTTTTCCGTGCGCGGCACGCCTCAGGACCGCTTTGCCATGCGCGCCGCCTTGCTGGAGTTTTCCCGCGACCTGGGCGTGGACGTGGCCTTTCAGGAGGACTCGGTCTTTCGCCGCATCCGCCGCTTGGTGTGCTTTGACATGGACTCCACCCTCATCGAGGCCGAAGTCATCGACGAGTTGGCCGCCCGGGCCGGTGTGGGGCCGCAGGTGGCGGCCATCACCGAGGCGGCCATGCGCGGGGAACTGGACTTTCGCCAAAGCCTTACCGAGCGGGTGCGGCTCTTGGCCGGGCTGCCGGAGTCGGTGCTCGCGCAGGTGGCCGCGTCCCTGCGGCTTACCGAAGGGGCCGAGCGCTTGGTGCGTACCGTGAAAGCCCTGGGCTACAAGGTGGCCATCCTGTCGGGAGGGTTCACCTACTTTGGCCGGGTGCTTCAGGAGCGTTTGGGCATCGATTTCGTCCACGCCAATGTCTTGGAGGTGAAGGACGGCCGCCTCACCGGGCGCTTGGTAGGGGATATCGTGGACGGCCCGGGCAAGGCGGCGCGCCTGCGGGCCATTG
It encodes the following:
- a CDS encoding DNA polymerase III subunit delta codes for the protein MDVFAGVHTQERVARILRRLAAHAPALVLLEGGSAFSRRQVGLFWAAAVHCRELDPPCGACAACRAVIQDTSRDLVWLRGEEGEIKVADARALRQIAWDPPAAAPRRVVLVTEAQAMNVEAQNALLKILEEPGPSTVFCVTVPHRDVLLSTVVSRAFPLTLAAASWEPAEEVAAWAASMAEFVATGGGDLLARTGGLVDAALAQEVVLEVLRAVLATMRGVPYGQLADVFTRRMDVVTVREAQVLAEDALQRLRLGVNPALTLEALAVGLWRLCA
- the serB gene encoding phosphoserine phosphatase SerB, which produces MKREIILVQLAGEDRPGFFAAILGSIAQFGVRVVDMCQSVIHETLSLGFVLEVPPGAASAPILKELLFCAHGLGLSAKFTPIPEDAYEEWVAGQGRPRHIVTLLGRSLTAQHLAQLGQLLAQQGLSIDTVTRLSERVSLARPSASPRACLEFSVRGTPQDRFAMRAALLEFSRDLGVDVAFQEDSVFRRIRRLVCFDMDSTLIEAEVIDELAARAGVGPQVAAITEAAMRGELDFRQSLTERVRLLAGLPESVLAQVAASLRLTEGAERLVRTVKALGYKVAILSGGFTYFGRVLQERLGIDFVHANVLEVKDGRLTGRLVGDIVDGPGKAARLRAIAAAEGISLDQVIAVGDGANDLPMLQIAGLGIAFHAKPVVREGASQAISNLGLDGVLYLLGLRDREMAALEGMMQRAQEAHR